In Bacillus sp. SB49, a single window of DNA contains:
- a CDS encoding MDR family MFS transporter, protein MKWKDWDRNLKIRLFGEGTMNVLFWAFFPFMTIFFERSFGKDQAGLMLIMSQAFSVVASLTGGYCADRFGRKKMMVFSALGECGAFVLFAAANSPWLDSPWLTFTAFSLLGVFGALYWPASHAMVADVVEEKHRAGVFAVFYTSINIAVVIGPLIGSYVFYEHRFEMLLTGIVVTAVLAFVLWYFLEETVQVKERHKTEGKGFFAVLWEELAAYRLIATDKLFLLFIVAGVLVAQTFMQLDLLIAVYTSEVIDNQTLLAFGNWEWTVSGERAFGLILAENGLLVALFTVIVTRWMTRYKEKWVFIGSSLLYACGIVLYGFTQSIWVFVLAMALFTFAELMVVGIQESFVSKLAPEDMRGQYFSAASLRFTLGRLLAPFSLILSNYLGFTMTFVLLGVFALLSAGVYSVMFHRLEKKESAA, encoded by the coding sequence ATGAAGTGGAAAGACTGGGATAGAAATTTAAAGATACGTTTGTTTGGAGAAGGGACGATGAATGTACTGTTCTGGGCATTCTTCCCTTTCATGACCATCTTTTTTGAACGTTCTTTCGGAAAAGATCAAGCCGGCCTGATGTTGATCATGTCACAGGCATTTTCGGTCGTCGCCAGTCTGACCGGCGGCTATTGTGCCGATCGTTTCGGCCGAAAGAAGATGATGGTTTTCTCAGCTCTTGGAGAATGCGGGGCATTCGTGCTGTTTGCTGCTGCGAATTCCCCCTGGCTGGATTCACCTTGGTTGACCTTCACGGCTTTCAGCCTGCTCGGGGTTTTCGGAGCGTTATACTGGCCGGCTTCGCACGCAATGGTGGCGGATGTCGTGGAAGAGAAGCACCGCGCAGGTGTTTTCGCTGTGTTCTATACGTCCATTAATATCGCGGTCGTCATCGGACCGTTGATCGGGAGTTACGTTTTCTATGAGCACCGATTTGAGATGCTTTTGACAGGGATCGTCGTTACCGCAGTGCTTGCCTTTGTGCTTTGGTATTTCCTTGAAGAAACGGTGCAGGTGAAAGAGCGTCATAAAACAGAGGGGAAAGGGTTCTTTGCCGTCTTATGGGAGGAATTGGCTGCTTACAGACTCATCGCAACGGACAAGCTGTTCCTCTTGTTCATTGTGGCCGGTGTCCTCGTCGCTCAAACATTCATGCAGCTTGATTTATTGATAGCTGTGTACACAAGTGAAGTCATCGATAATCAAACCCTGCTTGCATTCGGGAATTGGGAATGGACCGTTTCCGGCGAAAGGGCCTTCGGTTTGATTTTGGCTGAAAATGGCCTGCTTGTTGCTTTGTTCACGGTCATTGTCACCAGATGGATGACTCGTTATAAAGAAAAATGGGTTTTTATCGGTTCGAGTCTCTTGTACGCATGCGGGATTGTTTTGTACGGTTTCACGCAATCCATTTGGGTATTTGTCCTCGCCATGGCACTCTTTACGTTTGCTGAATTGATGGTCGTCGGTATACAGGAGAGCTTTGTATCGAAGCTTGCCCCGGAAGATATGCGCGGTCAATATTTCTCAGCTGCATCGTTGAGGTTTACCCTCGGGCGTTTATTAGCACCATTCAGCCTCATCCTCTCCAACTACTTAGGCTTTACCATGACCTTTGTATTGTTAGGAGTCTTCGCTTTGTTGAGTGCCGGAGTATATAGTGTCATGTTTCACAGGCTGGAGAAAAAGGAAAGTGCAGCTTAA
- a CDS encoding sporulation YhaL family protein — protein MLFGFPIWVILCVVFIFLSGYMAFRAMKAEQSLEQEHIEREGQVYLKRMEQERERKKKAVVSK, from the coding sequence ATGCTATTCGGATTTCCAATTTGGGTCATCTTGTGTGTTGTTTTTATATTTTTAAGCGGCTATATGGCATTCCGTGCAATGAAAGCGGAGCAGAGTCTGGAGCAGGAACATATCGAGAGGGAAGGGCAAGTGTATTTAAAGCGGATGGAACAGGAACGGGAGCGGAAGAAGAAGGCAGTCGTTTCCAAATGA
- a CDS encoding peptidylprolyl isomerase has product MKKIVISAALAASVLTLSACSSDADESEAVVKTKDGEVTKEEFYQELQNQAGEQVLNQLVLEEVLKSNYEVSDEEVDKELQKIKDQTGDQFEDLLKQSNIKDEDEFKETLRLSLLQEKAATEDIEVKEEEVKEYYDRMKTELQASHILVEDEETAKEVEQKLADGGDFAELAKEYSTDTSAESGGELGWFGPGQMVEEFEDAAYGLEKGEVSDPVQTSYGFHIIKLTDTREVEDVGSYEDEKAEIERTLKSSKLDQAAIQEKMDQIIEDANPDVKIDQFKDLFDKEEADSEQQTEE; this is encoded by the coding sequence ATGAAGAAAATAGTCATAAGTGCTGCCTTAGCAGCAAGTGTACTTACCCTGTCCGCATGTTCATCGGATGCCGATGAGTCCGAAGCGGTCGTGAAAACAAAAGATGGAGAAGTGACGAAGGAAGAGTTCTACCAGGAACTGCAAAACCAGGCTGGAGAGCAAGTCCTGAATCAACTTGTCCTGGAAGAAGTGCTGAAGAGCAACTACGAAGTTTCCGATGAGGAAGTCGACAAAGAATTGCAGAAGATCAAAGACCAAACCGGTGATCAATTTGAAGACCTTCTGAAACAGAGCAATATTAAAGATGAAGATGAATTCAAAGAAACGCTTCGTTTAAGCCTACTGCAGGAAAAAGCAGCGACTGAGGACATCGAAGTCAAAGAAGAAGAAGTGAAGGAATATTATGACCGCATGAAGACGGAACTTCAAGCGAGCCATATCCTTGTAGAAGATGAAGAAACAGCGAAGGAAGTCGAGCAGAAACTTGCCGACGGGGGAGATTTTGCTGAGCTTGCGAAAGAATACTCCACAGATACAAGTGCAGAGAGCGGTGGAGAACTCGGCTGGTTCGGTCCGGGACAAATGGTTGAAGAGTTTGAAGATGCTGCATACGGATTGGAAAAAGGCGAAGTAAGTGACCCTGTCCAAACTTCTTATGGATTCCACATCATCAAACTTACAGATACGCGTGAGGTGGAAGACGTAGGTTCTTACGAAGATGAAAAAGCTGAAATTGAACGCACACTGAAGAGCAGCAAGCTCGATCAAGCTGCCATTCAGGAAAAAATGGATCAAATCATCGAGGATGCCAATCCTGATGTGAAAATCGACCAATTCAAAGATCTTTTCGATAAAGAAGAAGCCGATTCCGAGCAGCAGACAGAAGAATAA
- a CDS encoding DUF3267 domain-containing protein: MMNCWKSVNINKEFGLNRLLLMSFMTGLLSFLLLYLPFSMIHGSHDVNDRGFLPFLLLMFFLPSIHRLMHMLPLILSYKRLHVKFRVKKRCVPTFTYQCKTKLSKQTSIAMALAPTMLITFPALIMGYMFPHYFAYFVLLASVNIGLSFPDYLYLNHFAKAPKKCLIENAKEGYDILIHQPKA, encoded by the coding sequence ATGATGAACTGCTGGAAATCAGTCAACATCAATAAAGAATTCGGCTTGAATCGTCTTTTACTCATGTCTTTCATGACAGGTTTACTGTCGTTTTTACTTTTGTATCTGCCTTTTTCCATGATTCATGGCAGCCACGATGTGAACGATCGAGGCTTTCTGCCATTTCTATTACTGATGTTCTTTCTGCCGTCGATTCACCGGCTGATGCACATGCTGCCACTTATTCTTAGTTATAAGAGGCTGCACGTTAAGTTCCGGGTCAAGAAAAGATGCGTTCCGACTTTCACCTACCAATGCAAGACAAAGCTTTCGAAACAGACATCCATCGCTATGGCTCTTGCGCCAACGATGTTAATTACGTTTCCGGCGTTGATCATGGGATATATGTTCCCTCACTACTTCGCTTACTTTGTCCTGCTGGCATCTGTGAACATCGGCCTGTCTTTCCCGGATTACCTTTATCTGAATCATTTCGCGAAAGCACCGAAGAAATGCCTGATCGAAAACGCCAAGGAAGGATACGACATCCTTATCCACCAGCCTAAAGCGTGA
- a CDS encoding DUF1878 family protein: MNKENNGDLCAFHLQLLLDVEEMDRYPFTRLVIDREVTKREYRQTMHLLDTLEARYEQEKEIGLMDHTPLLLHYAGMLCPKLPVGESLEALLEEGLYEELISRLLLLHKP; the protein is encoded by the coding sequence GTGAATAAAGAAAATAATGGGGATTTATGTGCGTTTCATTTGCAGTTGCTGCTGGACGTGGAAGAGATGGATAGATATCCTTTTACAAGGCTGGTTATTGATCGGGAAGTGACAAAGAGGGAGTATCGGCAGACGATGCACCTGCTGGATACGTTAGAAGCTCGCTATGAACAGGAGAAGGAAATCGGATTGATGGATCATACGCCGCTGCTGCTGCACTATGCCGGGATGCTCTGTCCCAAGCTCCCTGTCGGCGAATCCTTGGAAGCTCTTTTAGAAGAAGGATTGTACGAAGAGTTGATCAGCAGACTATTACTACTACATAAACCATAA
- a CDS encoding HTH-type transcriptional regulator Hpr has product MKDKVSKREAIFYSHKMAQLSKALWKAIEKDWQDWIKPFQLNINEHHILWIAYHLKGASISEISKYGVMHVSTAFNFSKKMEERGLLQFSKRENDKRNTYVELTADGIELLEATLNEYNPEDNSVLRGVMPMTEMYGKLPEFLDLSALIKEIYGDEYMEILERSLENIEQETNIKQPTDIESYKQQSKSS; this is encoded by the coding sequence ATGAAGGATAAAGTTTCCAAGCGAGAGGCGATTTTCTATAGTCATAAAATGGCGCAGTTGTCCAAGGCGCTTTGGAAAGCCATCGAAAAGGATTGGCAAGATTGGATTAAGCCGTTCCAGTTGAACATTAATGAACACCATATTTTATGGATTGCTTACCATTTAAAAGGTGCGAGCATCTCAGAGATTTCAAAATATGGAGTCATGCATGTATCCACTGCCTTCAATTTCTCGAAGAAAATGGAAGAGCGAGGCCTTCTGCAGTTTTCCAAACGGGAAAATGATAAGAGAAACACGTACGTGGAATTGACTGCAGACGGAATCGAACTGTTGGAAGCAACACTAAATGAATACAATCCAGAAGATAATTCTGTGCTGCGTGGTGTGATGCCGATGACAGAAATGTATGGGAAATTACCGGAATTCCTTGATTTATCTGCCCTGATTAAAGAGATCTACGGAGATGAATATATGGAAATTCTAGAACGTTCTCTTGAGAATATTGAGCAGGAGACAAACATCAAACAGCCTACGGATATCGAAAGTTACAAGCAACAGTCTAAATCTTCGTAA
- a CDS encoding YtxH domain-containing protein produces MPNGKSLALGFLVGGTAAAIYTLLNTPSSGRDFRENAKLRSESLKNTVLSLKEEGFQLKDQIAQTSKEGAELIKELSEDVKTSIEGWKRTVEPHQKNIQKYLEQIEESLKELEEKAKAEQPGHTTQPSHEVINHQ; encoded by the coding sequence ATGCCAAACGGTAAATCATTAGCTTTAGGTTTTCTTGTCGGAGGTACGGCAGCAGCCATTTACACCCTGCTTAATACGCCTTCTTCCGGGCGGGACTTCAGGGAGAACGCGAAACTGAGGAGTGAGAGTTTGAAGAACACCGTCCTCAGTTTGAAAGAAGAAGGATTCCAGTTGAAGGATCAGATTGCTCAGACTTCCAAAGAAGGCGCGGAGCTGATCAAAGAGCTTTCCGAAGACGTGAAGACTTCCATTGAAGGCTGGAAGCGTACCGTAGAGCCTCATCAGAAGAACATTCAAAAGTACTTGGAACAGATCGAAGAAAGCTTGAAAGAGCTGGAAGAGAAGGCCAAAGCAGAACAGCCGGGCCACACAACCCAGCCAAGTCATGAAGTCATTAACCACCAGTAA
- a CDS encoding tryptophan transporter, with translation MNIRVLVMLSLLVGIGAVLHAVAPPFFFGMRPDMMLAMMFLGILMFPKVPYVLLISLATAFISALTTTAPGGQLANIIDKPVTAFAFFALVLMTKKISHHKVTQPVLAGIGTMISGSIFLAVVLYIIGLMDASFGIMFATVVLPATAFNILFIAVVYPIATKIMKRTSIAKTAAGVTAK, from the coding sequence ATGAATATTCGAGTATTAGTCATGTTATCGTTGTTAGTAGGAATTGGAGCCGTGCTTCACGCCGTAGCACCGCCGTTTTTCTTCGGGATGCGTCCGGATATGATGCTTGCCATGATGTTCTTAGGGATTCTGATGTTTCCAAAAGTACCATATGTGCTTTTAATTTCCCTTGCGACTGCGTTCATATCCGCACTTACGACCACAGCCCCGGGCGGCCAACTGGCCAATATCATTGATAAGCCCGTTACTGCTTTCGCATTTTTCGCTCTCGTACTGATGACGAAGAAAATCTCTCATCATAAAGTCACACAGCCTGTACTTGCCGGCATCGGCACGATGATCAGCGGATCGATTTTCCTAGCCGTTGTTCTTTATATCATCGGGTTGATGGATGCCAGTTTCGGTATTATGTTCGCAACCGTCGTGTTGCCTGCAACTGCCTTTAACATCCTGTTCATCGCGGTAGTCTACCCGATTGCCACGAAAATCATGAAACGGACATCCATCGCCAAGACAGCCGCCGGTGTGACAGCAAAATAA
- a CDS encoding HIT family protein — translation MAESCIFCKIIDGEIPSAKVYEDEDVYAFLDISQVTKGHTLVIPKHHTQDVYHTDPEIAARLFSKVPAIANAIKKQYEPIGMNILNNNEAPAGQSVFHLHIHLIPRYGEGDGFDAKWEVHTDDYSSDDLQTIAAQIGSHL, via the coding sequence ATGGCAGAATCGTGTATTTTTTGTAAAATTATTGACGGCGAAATCCCGTCGGCAAAGGTATATGAAGATGAAGACGTGTACGCCTTCCTCGACATCAGCCAAGTGACGAAAGGACATACCCTCGTCATCCCGAAACACCATACACAAGACGTGTACCACACCGATCCGGAAATAGCTGCCCGCCTGTTTTCGAAGGTACCAGCCATAGCGAACGCAATCAAAAAGCAGTATGAACCGATCGGAATGAATATCCTGAACAATAACGAAGCTCCGGCAGGACAGTCGGTTTTCCATCTACATATCCACCTGATTCCCCGCTACGGCGAAGGGGATGGGTTTGATGCCAAGTGGGAAGTGCATACCGACGACTACTCAAGCGATGACCTGCAGACAATCGCAGCCCAGATCGGGAGCCATCTTTAA
- a CDS encoding ABC transporter ATP-binding protein: MEPLLHIEDLHGGYTHKNVLHGISFNVNPQEIVGLIGLNGAGKSTTIKHIIGMMQAKKGKVAINGTSFDEEPEKYRQQLGYIPEMPILYDELTLYEHLHLTAMAYNVPEDEFKKRMDPLLKEFRMEKKLKWFPVHFSKGMRQKVMIMCAFLIEPELYIVDEPFVGLDPLGIQSYLQMMEDMRDKGAGILMSTHILATAEKYCDRFIILHDGEIRAQGTLEELRRSFGKAQASLDDIYVELTKEEQHD; this comes from the coding sequence ATGGAACCTTTATTACATATTGAAGATCTCCACGGAGGTTATACGCACAAAAACGTCCTGCACGGCATTTCCTTCAATGTGAATCCACAGGAAATTGTCGGTCTGATCGGACTGAACGGAGCAGGGAAGAGTACGACGATTAAACACATCATCGGCATGATGCAGGCGAAGAAAGGAAAGGTCGCCATCAACGGAACTTCTTTTGATGAAGAGCCGGAGAAATACAGGCAGCAGCTCGGTTATATACCGGAAATGCCGATCCTGTACGATGAACTGACTCTTTATGAACACCTGCATTTGACCGCGATGGCTTACAACGTTCCGGAGGATGAATTCAAGAAAAGGATGGACCCGCTCTTAAAAGAATTTCGGATGGAGAAGAAGCTGAAATGGTTCCCTGTTCATTTCTCGAAAGGGATGAGACAGAAGGTGATGATCATGTGTGCTTTCCTGATCGAACCAGAACTGTATATCGTCGATGAACCGTTCGTCGGTCTCGATCCGCTCGGAATCCAGTCCTATCTTCAGATGATGGAGGATATGCGCGACAAAGGGGCTGGAATCCTGATGTCGACCCATATCCTCGCGACGGCCGAGAAGTACTGCGATCGTTTCATCATTCTTCATGACGGGGAAATACGCGCACAAGGCACGCTGGAAGAACTGCGCCGTTCGTTTGGTAAAGCGCAGGCATCACTTGATGATATCTATGTGGAACTGACGAAGGAAGAGCAGCATGATTAA
- a CDS encoding ABC transporter permease, which yields MINAKEFWKKRFSAHMKETNRYLKYIFNGHMAVAMFFFVSALAYFYQQWLQDIPEGFPTALIVGAAFGYMVSYSPVRTLLKEPDLVFLLPAEYQLGDYFRRCLYYSYVIQLYLIFLIGAALGPLYFATYPEFGTRHYLMMIGVALIIKVWNMLSNWWMLKERSPRIRVTDQLVKAVLNVVIFYFLAKGEWLFASIVTVLLVVVVLYSYNLSRKKAGLTWDLLVQKDQQRMRTFYRIANMFTDVPHLKNTVKKRHGLVRALIGGLTYRQDQAFAYLYRITFVRSSDYLGMYFRLIVIGGLAVWFVPNVWFKAAFALLFLYLTAFQMMSLWNHHRTIAWMDIYPLKKEWKTKALLSWMKQLMLFQTFLFGLLFLVQWNPVGLVIVWGGGAVFSYLFINSYVKQKLV from the coding sequence ATGATTAATGCCAAGGAATTTTGGAAAAAACGCTTCTCCGCACATATGAAAGAAACGAACCGGTACTTGAAGTACATTTTTAACGGTCACATGGCCGTCGCGATGTTCTTCTTCGTTTCCGCTCTCGCCTATTTCTATCAGCAGTGGCTGCAGGATATCCCGGAAGGCTTTCCAACGGCTTTGATCGTAGGTGCGGCTTTCGGATATATGGTGAGCTACAGCCCGGTGCGTACGCTTCTCAAAGAGCCGGACTTAGTGTTTCTTCTTCCTGCAGAATATCAGCTCGGAGATTATTTCAGACGCTGCTTGTACTACAGCTATGTCATCCAGCTATACCTCATTTTCCTGATAGGTGCTGCGCTTGGGCCGCTGTATTTTGCCACATATCCGGAATTCGGCACCCGCCATTATTTGATGATGATCGGAGTCGCACTCATCATCAAGGTGTGGAATATGTTGTCGAACTGGTGGATGCTGAAAGAACGCAGTCCGCGGATCCGAGTCACGGACCAGCTTGTAAAAGCCGTCCTGAATGTCGTCATCTTTTACTTCCTGGCGAAAGGGGAGTGGTTGTTTGCAAGTATCGTAACCGTTCTGCTTGTGGTCGTCGTTCTTTATTCGTACAACCTTTCCAGGAAAAAAGCCGGGCTGACTTGGGATCTGCTTGTACAAAAAGACCAGCAAAGGATGCGTACGTTTTACAGAATCGCCAATATGTTTACGGATGTCCCTCATTTGAAGAACACCGTCAAGAAAAGACATGGTTTAGTGCGGGCACTGATTGGTGGACTAACCTATCGGCAAGACCAGGCTTTCGCTTATTTATACCGGATTACGTTCGTCAGAAGCAGTGATTATCTGGGCATGTATTTCCGTTTGATCGTCATAGGCGGTCTCGCTGTCTGGTTCGTTCCGAATGTCTGGTTCAAAGCGGCCTTCGCTCTCCTGTTTCTTTATTTGACCGCTTTTCAAATGATGTCGCTCTGGAACCATCACCGGACGATTGCCTGGATGGATATTTATCCATTAAAGAAGGAATGGAAAACGAAAGCGCTGCTTAGTTGGATGAAGCAGCTTATGCTGTTTCAGACATTTCTCTTCGGACTCTTATTCCTTGTCCAATGGAACCCTGTCGGTCTCGTCATCGTTTGGGGAGGCGGAGCAGTATTCAGCTATCTATTTATAAACAGTTATGTGAAACAAAAGCTGGTTTAG
- a CDS encoding EcsC family protein, whose product MSYESRVKSEAERWARALEKRPSRLQRSSKRFQTKVNDKIPDNVHKVVTEAVKGMIETALTTSKYIDRVEVDPEWTFAEKEEKVMELRRKYSRSAALEGAGTGLGGFWIGLADFPLLLSIKMKFLFDAGQVYGWQVERYEERLYLLHIFLLAFSSDEARAGVKEKLWKWEELPEEAKQMDWQTLQQEYRDTIDFVKLFQLLPGVGAVVGFAVNGRMLHHLGETAMQCCRLRIL is encoded by the coding sequence ATGTCCTATGAATCACGTGTAAAGAGTGAAGCCGAGCGGTGGGCCCGCGCGCTTGAGAAACGACCTTCCCGGCTGCAGCGGTCATCCAAGCGGTTTCAGACGAAAGTGAATGATAAAATTCCGGACAACGTGCATAAGGTAGTCACGGAAGCCGTCAAAGGAATGATCGAAACCGCTTTGACAACATCGAAATATATAGATCGGGTCGAAGTAGATCCGGAATGGACGTTTGCAGAAAAGGAAGAGAAAGTGATGGAACTGCGCCGTAAATATAGCAGGAGTGCGGCATTAGAGGGGGCTGGAACAGGCCTCGGAGGTTTCTGGATCGGGTTGGCCGACTTCCCACTGCTCTTAAGTATAAAAATGAAGTTTTTATTTGATGCAGGTCAGGTTTATGGATGGCAAGTGGAAAGGTATGAAGAAAGGCTTTATCTTCTTCATATATTTCTGCTCGCTTTCTCAAGTGATGAGGCGAGAGCAGGGGTGAAAGAAAAGCTTTGGAAGTGGGAAGAGCTTCCGGAAGAAGCGAAGCAGATGGATTGGCAGACTCTTCAGCAGGAATATCGGGATACGATTGATTTTGTGAAGCTGTTCCAACTGCTCCCTGGAGTCGGGGCTGTAGTGGGATTCGCCGTAAATGGCAGAATGCTTCATCATTTAGGGGAGACGGCGATGCAGTGCTGCCGTCTCCGGATTCTTTAA
- a CDS encoding M20 family metallopeptidase: MWDNIFQAIDDLYDKMVETRRYLHQHPEVSFEEEQTAKYIAGTYEKLGIPYETGIGGNGVIATLKGGKPGKTVALRADFDALPIQEENDVPYRSKNDGVMHACGHDGHTAALLGLAEAVLPYKEEIPGTILFLHQHAEEYAPGGAKPMVEAGAIDGVDAVFGTHLWVDAPFGTIQTSKSAFMAGADRFEITIHGKGGHGAMPHQTKDAIVIGSQLVTSLQQIVSRRVDPLKTAVVTIGTFEAGQTFNVIADSAKITGTVRTFETKVQDSIIEEIEKILKGTCTGYDAAYTLEYHKGYPPVINHAEEAELILKNAPKAEAGLETEEIAPSMAGEDFSYYLLEKPGAYYFTGARLPDHYYPHHHPKFDFDERAMKHAAKTLFQTFLSYQKNHKH, encoded by the coding sequence ATGTGGGATAATATTTTCCAAGCGATCGACGATTTGTACGACAAGATGGTCGAAACGAGAAGGTACTTACATCAGCACCCGGAAGTTTCCTTTGAAGAGGAACAGACAGCGAAATACATTGCAGGTACATACGAGAAGCTGGGCATCCCGTATGAAACGGGCATAGGAGGTAACGGCGTCATCGCCACTCTGAAAGGCGGGAAACCAGGTAAGACCGTCGCTCTGCGTGCGGATTTCGACGCACTTCCGATTCAGGAGGAAAACGATGTCCCCTACCGCTCGAAAAACGACGGTGTCATGCATGCCTGCGGCCATGACGGTCATACAGCAGCGCTCCTCGGGTTAGCAGAAGCCGTTCTGCCGTATAAAGAAGAGATTCCGGGAACGATCCTGTTTCTTCATCAACATGCCGAAGAATATGCTCCCGGCGGGGCGAAACCGATGGTGGAAGCCGGCGCTATCGACGGCGTCGATGCTGTCTTCGGTACCCACTTATGGGTCGATGCCCCATTCGGAACGATCCAGACGTCCAAGAGCGCGTTCATGGCCGGTGCCGACCGCTTTGAGATCACCATTCACGGTAAAGGCGGACACGGAGCAATGCCTCATCAAACAAAAGATGCTATTGTCATCGGCTCCCAGCTCGTCACTTCCCTGCAGCAAATCGTGAGCAGACGTGTAGACCCACTTAAAACGGCTGTTGTCACTATCGGAACGTTCGAGGCAGGACAAACATTCAACGTCATTGCAGACTCCGCTAAAATTACCGGCACCGTCCGGACGTTCGAAACAAAAGTCCAGGATTCCATTATCGAAGAAATCGAGAAGATCCTGAAAGGGACATGTACCGGTTATGATGCAGCGTACACCCTGGAATATCATAAAGGATATCCTCCTGTCATCAATCATGCGGAAGAGGCCGAGTTAATCCTAAAAAATGCTCCGAAAGCAGAAGCCGGGCTGGAAACAGAAGAAATAGCTCCAAGCATGGCCGGCGAAGACTTTTCCTATTATTTGCTGGAGAAACCGGGCGCCTATTATTTCACCGGAGCAAGACTACCGGACCACTATTACCCTCATCATCATCCGAAATTCGACTTTGATGAGCGGGCAATGAAACACGCTGCAAAGACGCTGTTCCAAACATTCCTCAGCTACCAGAAAAACCATAAACATTAA
- a CDS encoding ferritin-like domain-containing protein → MDEKMKALIEGLNEDLSHEYAASIMYTYNAAVVTGLYRSVLKPFFESEVADEQGHALYLAEKISTLGGTPTTTPAEVKQLKDVRPMLEEAKEAERQTIQRYEERKAQAEELGLTELSVKLDDMIADETGHMEEIGRLLQDSRLHD, encoded by the coding sequence ATGGATGAAAAAATGAAAGCATTGATCGAAGGCTTAAACGAGGATTTGTCCCATGAGTATGCGGCATCGATCATGTACACGTATAATGCCGCTGTCGTCACAGGCTTGTACCGGTCTGTTTTAAAGCCGTTCTTTGAAAGTGAAGTAGCCGACGAGCAGGGCCATGCCCTCTATTTGGCAGAAAAAATCAGCACACTGGGCGGAACGCCTACGACGACTCCGGCAGAAGTAAAACAGTTGAAGGATGTCCGGCCGATGCTCGAAGAAGCGAAAGAGGCAGAACGCCAGACGATTCAACGGTATGAAGAACGTAAAGCGCAGGCAGAGGAACTCGGGCTGACAGAGTTGTCCGTCAAGCTTGATGATATGATTGCAGATGAAACCGGCCACATGGAAGAAATCGGCCGCCTGCTGCAGGATTCACGCCTTCACGATTAA
- a CDS encoding disulfide oxidoreductase has protein sequence MKKDMETRVFLIWAVALVATAGSLFFSEVLGYIPCELCWYQRILMYPLVLIYGTSLIKKNMDIALPGLFMSGIGSLVSIYHYCIQKIPALSTTDSCGLVPCNGQYINVFGFITIPFLAGIAFLIIFIIHLTLVRQKGRKEA, from the coding sequence ATGAAAAAAGACATGGAAACACGGGTTTTCCTTATATGGGCAGTGGCGCTCGTCGCTACCGCCGGGAGTTTGTTCTTTTCCGAAGTGCTCGGCTATATTCCGTGCGAGCTGTGCTGGTATCAAAGGATCCTTATGTATCCGCTCGTCCTGATTTACGGTACTTCTCTGATCAAGAAAAATATGGACATCGCCCTGCCGGGGCTCTTCATGAGTGGAATCGGTTCACTCGTATCGATCTACCATTACTGTATCCAGAAAATTCCTGCACTGTCGACGACCGACAGCTGCGGACTTGTCCCTTGTAACGGGCAATACATCAACGTATTCGGTTTCATCACGATTCCTTTTCTGGCCGGTATCGCATTCCTTATCATCTTCATCATTCATTTGACACTTGTTAGACAGAAGGGGAGAAAAGAAGCATGA
- a CDS encoding thioredoxin family protein yields the protein MKKNMIIFASILAVLIVVLIVVVNYQNGQKTADNPYGKDNLDQATIDQLDDPNYQNQIQPDDLQEEIASGEPVTVYFYSPTCVHCQRTTPVLVPMTDELGVDMKKLNLDEFEDQFQEYGIESTPTLVHFEDGEEQARIVGEQSVTAFDDFFHQEVLKDAEEEGQG from the coding sequence ATGAAAAAGAATATGATCATTTTTGCAAGTATTCTCGCTGTATTAATTGTCGTCCTGATTGTAGTCGTTAACTATCAAAACGGCCAGAAGACGGCGGATAATCCTTATGGAAAAGACAACTTGGATCAGGCGACGATCGATCAGCTTGATGATCCGAACTATCAGAACCAGATCCAGCCGGACGATCTACAGGAAGAAATCGCGTCCGGGGAGCCGGTTACGGTCTACTTTTACAGTCCTACCTGTGTCCACTGTCAGCGGACGACCCCGGTGCTTGTTCCGATGACCGATGAACTCGGAGTTGATATGAAGAAGCTGAATTTGGATGAGTTTGAAGATCAATTCCAGGAATACGGCATTGAATCGACGCCGACGCTCGTCCATTTTGAAGACGGGGAAGAGCAGGCACGGATCGTCGGCGAGCAGTCCGTCACAGCTTTCGATGATTTCTTTCATCAGGAAGTGCTGAAGGACGCAGAAGAGGAAGGGCAGGGCTGA